The following proteins come from a genomic window of Planctomycetota bacterium:
- a CDS encoding PEP-CTERM sorting domain-containing protein (PEP-CTERM proteins occur, often in large numbers, in the proteomes of bacteria that also encode an exosortase, a predicted intramembrane cysteine proteinase. The presence of a PEP-CTERM domain at a protein's C-terminus predicts cleavage within the sorting domain, followed by covalent anchoring to some some component of the (usually Gram-negative) cell surface. Many PEP-CTERM proteins exhibit an unusual sequence composition that includes large numbers of potential glycosylation sites. Expression of one such protein has been shown restore the ability of a bacterium to form floc, a type of biofilm.), whose protein sequence is MAALVSLVPHSFVEEEMSKLTLTLAASAATLGLAGAVSAAPIVFDDFNTGGGGTFIDNQASGTTTVGDVTLSLAVTSSGTFESTSTGTGIDAPGGGDSPLQVDGGESFSISFDVGGTLDEIVAFQFPGTSTVTFTNSETGFSDEVTFIEDDNSGQTTNVAALDLAFDAGDVINVTTVGTTVAGLSSGYRFNSFTITPTPIPEPTSALAIAAGGLLLAARRRRT, encoded by the coding sequence ATGGCCGCTCTCGTCTCACTGGTACCCCATTCTTTCGTGGAGGAAGAAATGTCCAAACTTACACTTACTCTTGCCGCCTCAGCGGCGACCCTCGGTCTCGCCGGTGCCGTTTCGGCGGCTCCGATCGTCTTCGATGACTTCAACACCGGCGGCGGTGGTACCTTCATCGACAACCAAGCAAGCGGGACGACCACCGTTGGCGACGTGACGCTGTCGCTTGCAGTGACCAGTAGTGGCACTTTTGAATCAACTAGCACAGGCACTGGGATCGACGCTCCCGGTGGCGGCGATAGCCCGCTTCAAGTTGATGGCGGCGAATCATTTTCTATCTCGTTCGATGTCGGCGGAACGCTCGATGAAATTGTCGCGTTCCAGTTTCCCGGTACCTCGACTGTGACATTTACCAACAGCGAAACCGGTTTTTCTGATGAGGTGACCTTCATCGAGGATGACAATTCGGGTCAGACAACCAACGTCGCCGCACTCGACTTGGCGTTTGATGCCGGTGATGTCATCAACGTTACGACGGTCGGAACCACCGTGGCTGGCCTATCAAGCGGCTATCGGTTCAACAGCTTCACCATTACGCCCACTCCGATTCCCGAGCCGACCTCCGCTTTGGCGATTGCGGCCGGCGGTTTATTGCTCGCGGCTCGCCGTCGGCGCACGTGA
- a CDS encoding type II secretion system protein, whose protein sequence is MFVKPIPTRCQATPSRARGFTLVELLVVIGIIAILVAILLPSLTRARQQAIQLKCVSNIRQCATASYIYATENVGSLPMAIWPNTNRFGDPVTNGRWVARWSRDFIAPIALDEEFQLNDAGFLKWREEVRDSMFACPLGEDRAVPGVTIVADTTNPFISGYAYNGMLGITEQEFQLVQDDPSLINEYRSQFKKLSRVRRASDAMLLLESVNINEDASRMRFNETFDTFDWATVPHDGLGSVGFADGHAGTRRWEEIPEVPIDLDAPLGDDALPWTPFWLGN, encoded by the coding sequence ATGTTCGTTAAACCCATTCCGACCCGTTGCCAAGCCACTCCTTCAAGGGCTCGAGGGTTCACGCTGGTGGAACTTCTCGTCGTGATCGGGATTATTGCGATTCTCGTTGCGATTTTGCTCCCCAGTCTCACCCGGGCTCGACAGCAGGCGATCCAACTCAAGTGCGTGAGCAACATCCGCCAGTGTGCGACCGCGAGCTATATCTACGCCACGGAGAACGTCGGCTCGCTGCCGATGGCTATCTGGCCCAACACCAACCGGTTCGGCGATCCGGTGACCAACGGCCGGTGGGTTGCCCGTTGGAGCCGGGATTTCATCGCCCCGATCGCGCTCGACGAGGAGTTCCAACTCAACGACGCAGGATTTCTCAAGTGGCGAGAAGAGGTACGCGACTCCATGTTCGCCTGCCCGCTTGGCGAAGACCGGGCGGTTCCGGGGGTGACGATTGTCGCCGACACGACGAACCCTTTCATCTCGGGCTACGCCTACAACGGCATGCTCGGCATCACCGAGCAAGAGTTCCAGCTTGTCCAGGATGACCCGTCCCTCATCAACGAGTATCGCAGCCAGTTCAAGAAACTCAGCCGCGTGCGACGCGCTTCGGACGCCATGCTCTTGTTGGAGTCGGTCAACATCAACGAAGACGCGAGCCGGATGCGTTTCAATGAAACCTTCGACACGTTCGACTGGGCGACGGTGCCACACGACGGGCTCGGCTCGGTCGGCTTTGCCGATGGTCATGCCGGCACGCGCCGCTGGGAGGAGATTCCCGAAGTTCCGATCGACCTCGACGCCCCGCTCGGAGACGACGCTCTGCCGTGGACGCCCTTCTGGCTCGGCAACTGA
- a CDS encoding sulfatase — protein MTHRLYRWTHACRSVIAATAAMVFATTAHAQPTDPPNIVLVIIDDLNNDIGYTGAAVHTPNIDRLAERGLMFTDAHCTSPVCNPSRTSLLLGQYPDKTGVLDNNTYFREVPGNADAVTLPQHFRENGYTTIAAGKIFHSGWRANKRHPAAKLADIEQSWDEYHEIEIGTPKAELGDRPWHRGRIQGWPANAFKWGPIDVDDDETNDFRNAAFIGKQLATLDEAGPTLLACGIYRPHLPFFAPRPYFDLYDPDGVPELPGYLEGDADDLPATGKKWANKARLQKPLVDLGLWGEAVQAYRASTSFADACVGKILDAYETSPERDNTYLVFISDHGFQLGEKGAWLKFSFWDRSTRVPMIIVGPGIEPGVRKQTVSLIDLYPTVVGLAELDAPEGLDGRDLGPLIEGTAGDWAGLARVFHESMDNEAIIDASFRYIRYVDGGEELYDRVADPHDWHNLANDPEYAEVLEKYRAMRHTARPE, from the coding sequence ATGACTCACCGACTTTACCGATGGACGCACGCGTGCCGGTCTGTCATCGCCGCCACGGCCGCGATGGTGTTCGCCACGACCGCGCACGCACAGCCGACGGACCCGCCGAACATCGTGCTCGTCATCATTGACGACCTGAACAACGACATCGGCTACACCGGCGCGGCGGTCCACACGCCGAACATCGATCGCCTCGCCGAACGCGGCCTGATGTTCACCGACGCCCACTGCACCAGCCCGGTGTGTAACCCGTCACGCACCAGCCTGCTATTGGGTCAGTACCCGGACAAGACCGGCGTGCTGGACAACAACACCTACTTCCGTGAAGTCCCCGGCAATGCCGACGCGGTGACACTGCCGCAGCACTTTCGGGAGAACGGATACACGACCATCGCGGCGGGGAAGATTTTCCATTCCGGCTGGCGTGCCAACAAGCGACACCCCGCCGCGAAGCTCGCCGACATCGAGCAGTCCTGGGACGAGTACCACGAAATCGAGATCGGCACACCCAAGGCCGAGCTCGGAGATCGCCCTTGGCACCGAGGTCGAATCCAGGGTTGGCCGGCCAACGCGTTCAAGTGGGGGCCGATCGACGTCGACGACGACGAGACGAACGACTTTCGCAATGCGGCGTTCATTGGCAAGCAGCTTGCGACGTTGGACGAGGCCGGGCCGACGTTACTCGCTTGCGGGATCTACCGCCCCCACCTGCCCTTCTTCGCGCCGCGCCCGTACTTCGACCTGTATGACCCGGACGGCGTTCCCGAGTTGCCCGGGTATCTCGAAGGCGATGCCGACGACCTGCCGGCAACCGGGAAGAAATGGGCGAACAAAGCTCGACTGCAGAAGCCGCTGGTTGATCTGGGCCTTTGGGGCGAAGCCGTCCAGGCGTACCGGGCATCGACGTCTTTCGCCGATGCGTGCGTCGGTAAGATACTGGACGCTTACGAAACCTCGCCGGAGCGCGACAACACCTATCTCGTCTTCATCAGCGACCACGGCTTCCAGCTCGGGGAAAAAGGGGCTTGGCTCAAGTTCTCGTTCTGGGACCGATCCACACGTGTGCCGATGATCATCGTCGGCCCCGGCATCGAACCGGGCGTACGTAAGCAAACGGTGAGCCTGATCGACCTGTATCCCACCGTCGTTGGCCTCGCCGAGCTTGACGCACCGGAAGGACTCGACGGGCGAGACCTTGGGCCACTGATCGAGGGAACGGCTGGAGACTGGGCCGGCCTGGCTCGCGTCTTCCACGAGTCGATGGACAACGAGGCGATCATCGATGCATCTTTCCGCTACATCCGCTACGTCGACGGCGGCGAGGAGTTGTATGACCGGGTAGCCGACCCGCATGACTGGCACAACCTCGCAAATGATCCCGAGTATGCCGAGGTGCTGGAGAAGTACCGGGCCATGCGTCACACGGCACGGCCTGAATAA
- a CDS encoding sodium:solute symporter: MGWLDWTIVAGFLALLLGLSFTLSRASKSTADFMAAGRSAGRFILSMANDMGGFAAIFVVATFEQFYVSGFPGAWWSTLLMPMWAIIMFSGWIQYRFRETRALTMPHFFAERYSPRVRIWAGVLAFIAGVLNYGIFPGVTANLLVAFCGLPVSLDVFGFAIPTALPVMLAVLTIAMIVLLTGGLVSVMVTDFLQGLLVIFGTLAIAVFFLWAIGWDTFFEGATVAGAGESKVDPFDQSEIRSFNVWFFLILATNRFYSFMAFPTRQGYDAAALSPDEARFSRMLGDWMFNVRNFVIMLIPIGAWVVMHHVDFTDTAAAVNEQLALLPDEQTQTQMRVPVVLAQLLPIGLMGLFVAMMIGAAVSTDNTFVHSWGSIFVHDVVEPLRKKPLTERVKLKLLRLAMFGVAAFAVFWSLIFPVQEYIFMYFQLTSSLYVGAAGALVIGGLYWRRGTTQGAWAALIIGPVIAVSGIVLRLLWPSIPALSELSESFPINGVWMFFIAMTASIIGYVGVSLVTCREPVDLDRLLNRTPEQRAEHGDLPETHSIFDLKRFALGSRLTVVLYLGYVGLLIGVFIVGIAVSSFTELPTSLWVGYWKVFVVFGLIVAAIMAVTFLLGGIGDIRRLRAHLAGQTRSGSELTQTRV, encoded by the coding sequence ATGGGTTGGCTTGATTGGACCATCGTTGCGGGCTTTCTCGCCCTGCTTCTGGGGCTGAGTTTCACGCTCTCGCGGGCATCCAAAAGTACCGCCGATTTCATGGCCGCCGGTCGCAGTGCGGGCCGCTTCATCCTTTCGATGGCCAACGACATGGGCGGGTTCGCCGCCATCTTCGTCGTCGCCACGTTCGAGCAGTTCTATGTCTCGGGCTTTCCCGGTGCGTGGTGGTCGACGCTGCTCATGCCGATGTGGGCGATCATCATGTTCAGCGGATGGATTCAGTACCGCTTCCGTGAGACGCGGGCGCTGACGATGCCACACTTCTTTGCCGAACGGTACAGCCCGCGCGTTCGCATCTGGGCGGGCGTGCTCGCATTCATCGCCGGCGTGTTGAACTACGGCATTTTCCCCGGCGTTACCGCGAATCTTCTCGTCGCGTTCTGCGGCTTGCCGGTCAGCCTCGACGTTTTTGGTTTCGCGATCCCGACCGCCCTACCGGTCATGCTCGCTGTGCTCACCATCGCCATGATCGTTCTGCTCACCGGCGGACTCGTGTCGGTCATGGTGACCGACTTCCTTCAGGGTCTGCTGGTGATCTTTGGCACGCTGGCCATCGCCGTGTTCTTCCTGTGGGCCATCGGCTGGGACACGTTCTTCGAAGGCGCCACCGTGGCCGGTGCGGGTGAGAGCAAGGTCGACCCGTTCGATCAGTCGGAGATCCGCAGCTTCAATGTCTGGTTCTTCCTGATCCTCGCAACCAACCGGTTCTACTCGTTCATGGCGTTCCCGACGCGCCAGGGTTACGACGCCGCCGCCCTTTCGCCCGACGAGGCGCGATTCAGCCGGATGCTCGGCGACTGGATGTTCAACGTCCGTAACTTCGTCATCATGCTCATCCCGATCGGCGCGTGGGTGGTCATGCACCATGTCGATTTCACCGACACCGCCGCCGCGGTTAACGAACAACTCGCGCTGCTGCCCGATGAGCAGACGCAGACACAAATGCGAGTGCCGGTCGTACTTGCCCAGCTCCTACCCATCGGGCTGATGGGCTTGTTCGTCGCGATGATGATCGGTGCGGCGGTGTCGACGGACAACACGTTCGTCCACTCCTGGGGCAGCATCTTCGTACACGATGTCGTTGAACCGTTGCGTAAGAAGCCGTTGACCGAGCGGGTGAAGCTCAAACTGCTCCGCCTGGCGATGTTCGGCGTCGCAGCTTTCGCGGTGTTCTGGTCGCTCATTTTCCCGGTGCAGGAGTACATCTTCATGTACTTCCAACTCACCAGTTCGCTCTACGTCGGAGCAGCAGGCGCGTTGGTCATCGGCGGCCTCTACTGGCGGCGTGGGACAACACAAGGCGCATGGGCCGCGCTCATCATCGGGCCGGTCATCGCGGTCAGCGGGATCGTCCTGCGGTTGCTCTGGCCGTCGATCCCCGCACTAAGCGAGTTGAGCGAGAGCTTCCCGATCAACGGCGTGTGGATGTTCTTCATCGCGATGACCGCGTCGATCATCGGGTACGTCGGAGTCTCGCTTGTGACCTGCCGCGAGCCGGTCGACCTCGATCGCTTGCTGAACCGCACTCCCGAACAACGCGCCGAGCACGGCGACCTTCCCGAAACGCATTCGATCTTCGACCTCAAGCGTTTCGCGTTGGGCAGCCGGCTGACCGTCGTGCTTTACCTCGGCTACGTCGGACTGCTGATCGGCGTCTTCATCGTCGGCATCGCCGTCTCGAGCTTCACCGAGCTTCCAACGTCCCTGTGGGTCGGATACTGGAAAGTCTTCGTCGTCTTCGGCTTGATCGTCGCCGCAATCATGGCCGTGACATTCCTGCTCGGCGGCATCGGCGACATTCGGCGTCTGCGAGCGCACCTGGCCGGACAGACCAGGTCGGGCAGCGAACTTACACAAACGCGTGTGTAG